A single region of the Gasterosteus aculeatus chromosome 1, fGasAcu3.hap1.1, whole genome shotgun sequence genome encodes:
- the LOC120819868 gene encoding double-stranded RNA-specific editase 1 isoform X1 yields the protein MYVRGRGGDILGHLSDSHSPQQLSALLTVDWLPLLFPPTPPLLDPKLSRHTRRWAERGELSVGTRAMALMLDSALCCLIRRRGKRRRKKRSERRGRAGDRLDQNQQRLLTIEGSEAKSMSSCSTDVKENRNLDKLFSKEGVAAAAAQLPNGSGGGGRKRPLEEGNNGHAHSKYRPKKRKKVPGPILPKNALMQLNEIKPGLQYKILSQTGPVHAPVFVMTVEVNGQLFEGSGPTKKKAKLNAAEKALRSFVQFPNASEAHMAMGRTLSVHTDFTSDQADFPDMLFNAFDTSIPADDPFYLASISNGSFNSLGIEYPLLPSPVPNLGQAPLPLVPSPFISPTSGKNPVMILNELRPGLKYDFVSESGESHAKNFVMSVSVDAQSFQGSGRNKKLAKARAAQAALSALFNMQLDQAPSSQPIPREGLQLHLPQVLADSVSRLVVDKFSELTDNFSSPHSRRKVLAGVVMTTGTDVKDAEVICVSTGTKCINGEYMSDRGLALNDCHAEIVARRSLIRYLYSQLEHFLSNHEEEQQTSIFARCENRQGFRLKENIQFHLYISTSPCGDARIFSPHEAGMEDQGDRHPNRKARGQLRTKIESGEGTIPVRSTNTIQTWDGVLQGERLLTMSCSDKIARWNVVGLQGSLLSYFTEAIYFSSIILGSLYHADHLSRAMYQRITEIEDLPQSFSLNRPLLSGISNSEARQPGKAPNFSVNWTVGDQGLELINATTGKDDLSRPSRLCKHALYSRWLRLHCKLSSTLRIKTVRPSSYHDAKQAAVEYHSAKHALFRAFHKAGLGAWVKKPIEQDQFAPGT from the exons ATGTatgtgagaggaagaggaggagacatcCTAGGTCATTTATCCGACAGCCATTCACCACAGCAGCTCTCCGCCCTCCTCACGGTAGACTGGCTGCCCCTCCTCTTTCCCCCCACGCCTCCCCTCCTCGATCCAAAGTTATCCAGGCACACTCGGCGTTGGGCTGAGCGAGGGGAGCTCAGCGTGGGGACCCGTGCCATGGCTCTGATGCTGGACAGCGCTCTGTGCTGCCTGATCCGCCGCAGGggcaaaaggaggaggaagaaacgcTCCGAACGCAGAG GCCGAGCGGGAGATCGGCTAGATCAGAACCAACAGAGGCTGCTCACCATAGAAGGGAGCGAAGCAAAAAGCATGA GTTCATGCAGCACAGATGTTAAGGAAAATCGGAACTTGGACAAACTCTTCTCCAAAGAGGGGGTTGCAGCTGCGGCTGCTCAACTCCCCAATGGGagtggtgggggtgggaggaAGCGTCCTTTAGAGGAGGGCAATAATGGGCATGCGCATTCCAAGTACAGGCCCAAGAAGCGTAAGAAAGTCCCCGGGCCCATTCTGCCTAAGAATGCCCTCATGCAGCTCAATGAGATCAAGCCAGGGCTGCAGTACAAAATACTCTCGCAGACCGGGCCCGTCCATGCACCCGTCTTCGTGATGACTGTGGAGGTCAACGGGCAGCTCTTCGAGGGTTCTGGTCCTACCAAGAAGAAGGCCAAGctgaatgcagcagagaagGCACTGCGCTCCTTCGTCCAGTTCCCCAATGCGTCCGAAGCCCACATGGCCATGGGCCGGACTCTGTCTGTTCACACGGACTTCACCTCGGACCAGGCTGACTTTCCAGACATGCTCTTTAATGCCTTTGATACATCCATTCCTGCGGATGACCCGTTTTACCTTGCATCCATCAGTAATGGTTCCTTCAACTCATTGGGAATAGAGTACCCGTTGCTCCCCTCTCCTGTCCCCAACCTGGGGCAGGCCCCGTTACCGCTAGTCCCCTCCCCCTTCATCTCCCCTACAAGCGGCAAGAATCCAGTCATGATCCTCAATGAGTTGCGGCCGGGCCTCAAGTATGACTTTGTGTCAGAAAGCGGGGAGAGCCATGCCAAGAACTTTGTTATGTCAGTGTCAGTGGATGCTCAGAGCTTCCAGGGTTCTGGACGGAACAAGAAGCTGGCCAAGGCCCGGGCTGCCCAGGCTGCTCTGTCTGCTCTGTTTAACATGCAGCTGGATCAGGCTCCATCGAGTCAGCCAATACCCAGAGAAGGACTGCAGCTTCACCTGCCACAG GTCCTGGCGGACTCCGTCTCTCGCCTGGTCGTGGACAAGTTCAGTGAACTCACGGACAACTTCTCGTCTCCGCACTCGAGGCGGAAAGTATTGGCAGGTGTCGTCATGACAacag GTACAGATGTGAAGGACGCTGAGGTCATCTGCGTGTCCACAGGAACAAAGTGCATCAATGGTGAATACATGAGCGATAGAGGTTTGGCCCTCAATGACTGCCATGCTGAGATAGTGGCTCGCCGCTCGCTCATCAGGTACCTTTACTCCCAGCTGGAGCATTTCCTCAG TAACCacgaagaggagcagcagacatCGATCTTCGCCAGGTGTGAAAACAGACAAGGCTTCAGGCTGAAGGAAAATATCCAGTTCCACCTGTACATCAGTACGTCCCCCTGTGGAGACGCCCGCATCTTTTCTCCCCATGAGGCTGGAATGGAGG ATCAGGGGGACAGACACCCGAACAGAAAAGCCCGTGGACAGCTCCGCACTAAAATAGAGTCCGGTGAAGGAACCATCCCGGTTCGCTCCACTAACACCATCCAGACGTGGGATGGGGTTCTTCAGGGCGAGAGGCTGCTAACCATGTCCTGCAGTGACAAGATTGCCAG GTGGAATGTCGTCGGACTCCAAGGCTCTTTGTTGAGCTACTTCACTGAGGCCATCTACTTCTCCAGCATCATTCTGGGCAGCCTGTACCATGCTGACCACCTCTCCAGAGCCATGTACCAGAGGATTACCGAGATCGAGGACCTGCCCCAGTCCTTCAGCTTGAATAGGCCACTGCTCAGCG GAATAAGCAACTCAGAGGCTCGTCAGCCAGGAAAAGCTCCCAACTTCAGCGTGAACTGGACGGTGGGGGACCAAGGGTTAGAGTTGATCAACGCCACCACAGGGAAGGACGACCTGAGTCGACCCTCCAGGCTCTGCAAACACGCTCTGTACAGTCGCTGGCTGCGCCTGCACTGCAAG CTATCCTCCACCCTGCGGATCAAAACGGTGAGGCCCAGCAGCTACCATGATGCCAAGCAGGCAGCGGTGGAGTACCACAGCGCCAAGCACGCGCTCTTCAGAGCCTTCCACAAAGCCGGACTGGGCGCCTGGGTGAAGAAACCCATCGAGCAGGATCAATTTGCTCCGGGCACCTGA
- the LOC120819868 gene encoding double-stranded RNA-specific editase 1 isoform X2: MEPEKADNIVVSNVWSHVAEWQRGRRPDLPTEERLKRTSRAGDRLDQNQQRLLTIEGSEAKSMSSCSTDVKENRNLDKLFSKEGVAAAAAQLPNGSGGGGRKRPLEEGNNGHAHSKYRPKKRKKVPGPILPKNALMQLNEIKPGLQYKILSQTGPVHAPVFVMTVEVNGQLFEGSGPTKKKAKLNAAEKALRSFVQFPNASEAHMAMGRTLSVHTDFTSDQADFPDMLFNAFDTSIPADDPFYLASISNGSFNSLGIEYPLLPSPVPNLGQAPLPLVPSPFISPTSGKNPVMILNELRPGLKYDFVSESGESHAKNFVMSVSVDAQSFQGSGRNKKLAKARAAQAALSALFNMQLDQAPSSQPIPREGLQLHLPQVLADSVSRLVVDKFSELTDNFSSPHSRRKVLAGVVMTTGTDVKDAEVICVSTGTKCINGEYMSDRGLALNDCHAEIVARRSLIRYLYSQLEHFLSNHEEEQQTSIFARCENRQGFRLKENIQFHLYISTSPCGDARIFSPHEAGMEDQGDRHPNRKARGQLRTKIESGEGTIPVRSTNTIQTWDGVLQGERLLTMSCSDKIARWNVVGLQGSLLSYFTEAIYFSSIILGSLYHADHLSRAMYQRITEIEDLPQSFSLNRPLLSGISNSEARQPGKAPNFSVNWTVGDQGLELINATTGKDDLSRPSRLCKHALYSRWLRLHCKLSSTLRIKTVRPSSYHDAKQAAVEYHSAKHALFRAFHKAGLGAWVKKPIEQDQFAPGT; encoded by the exons ATGGAGCCGGAGAAGGCCGATAACATTGTTGTGTCTAATGTCTGGAGCCACGTGGCTGAGTGGCAGCGGGGCAGGAGGCCGGATCTGCCAACAGAGGAGCGATTAAAGAGAACAA GCCGAGCGGGAGATCGGCTAGATCAGAACCAACAGAGGCTGCTCACCATAGAAGGGAGCGAAGCAAAAAGCATGA GTTCATGCAGCACAGATGTTAAGGAAAATCGGAACTTGGACAAACTCTTCTCCAAAGAGGGGGTTGCAGCTGCGGCTGCTCAACTCCCCAATGGGagtggtgggggtgggaggaAGCGTCCTTTAGAGGAGGGCAATAATGGGCATGCGCATTCCAAGTACAGGCCCAAGAAGCGTAAGAAAGTCCCCGGGCCCATTCTGCCTAAGAATGCCCTCATGCAGCTCAATGAGATCAAGCCAGGGCTGCAGTACAAAATACTCTCGCAGACCGGGCCCGTCCATGCACCCGTCTTCGTGATGACTGTGGAGGTCAACGGGCAGCTCTTCGAGGGTTCTGGTCCTACCAAGAAGAAGGCCAAGctgaatgcagcagagaagGCACTGCGCTCCTTCGTCCAGTTCCCCAATGCGTCCGAAGCCCACATGGCCATGGGCCGGACTCTGTCTGTTCACACGGACTTCACCTCGGACCAGGCTGACTTTCCAGACATGCTCTTTAATGCCTTTGATACATCCATTCCTGCGGATGACCCGTTTTACCTTGCATCCATCAGTAATGGTTCCTTCAACTCATTGGGAATAGAGTACCCGTTGCTCCCCTCTCCTGTCCCCAACCTGGGGCAGGCCCCGTTACCGCTAGTCCCCTCCCCCTTCATCTCCCCTACAAGCGGCAAGAATCCAGTCATGATCCTCAATGAGTTGCGGCCGGGCCTCAAGTATGACTTTGTGTCAGAAAGCGGGGAGAGCCATGCCAAGAACTTTGTTATGTCAGTGTCAGTGGATGCTCAGAGCTTCCAGGGTTCTGGACGGAACAAGAAGCTGGCCAAGGCCCGGGCTGCCCAGGCTGCTCTGTCTGCTCTGTTTAACATGCAGCTGGATCAGGCTCCATCGAGTCAGCCAATACCCAGAGAAGGACTGCAGCTTCACCTGCCACAG GTCCTGGCGGACTCCGTCTCTCGCCTGGTCGTGGACAAGTTCAGTGAACTCACGGACAACTTCTCGTCTCCGCACTCGAGGCGGAAAGTATTGGCAGGTGTCGTCATGACAacag GTACAGATGTGAAGGACGCTGAGGTCATCTGCGTGTCCACAGGAACAAAGTGCATCAATGGTGAATACATGAGCGATAGAGGTTTGGCCCTCAATGACTGCCATGCTGAGATAGTGGCTCGCCGCTCGCTCATCAGGTACCTTTACTCCCAGCTGGAGCATTTCCTCAG TAACCacgaagaggagcagcagacatCGATCTTCGCCAGGTGTGAAAACAGACAAGGCTTCAGGCTGAAGGAAAATATCCAGTTCCACCTGTACATCAGTACGTCCCCCTGTGGAGACGCCCGCATCTTTTCTCCCCATGAGGCTGGAATGGAGG ATCAGGGGGACAGACACCCGAACAGAAAAGCCCGTGGACAGCTCCGCACTAAAATAGAGTCCGGTGAAGGAACCATCCCGGTTCGCTCCACTAACACCATCCAGACGTGGGATGGGGTTCTTCAGGGCGAGAGGCTGCTAACCATGTCCTGCAGTGACAAGATTGCCAG GTGGAATGTCGTCGGACTCCAAGGCTCTTTGTTGAGCTACTTCACTGAGGCCATCTACTTCTCCAGCATCATTCTGGGCAGCCTGTACCATGCTGACCACCTCTCCAGAGCCATGTACCAGAGGATTACCGAGATCGAGGACCTGCCCCAGTCCTTCAGCTTGAATAGGCCACTGCTCAGCG GAATAAGCAACTCAGAGGCTCGTCAGCCAGGAAAAGCTCCCAACTTCAGCGTGAACTGGACGGTGGGGGACCAAGGGTTAGAGTTGATCAACGCCACCACAGGGAAGGACGACCTGAGTCGACCCTCCAGGCTCTGCAAACACGCTCTGTACAGTCGCTGGCTGCGCCTGCACTGCAAG CTATCCTCCACCCTGCGGATCAAAACGGTGAGGCCCAGCAGCTACCATGATGCCAAGCAGGCAGCGGTGGAGTACCACAGCGCCAAGCACGCGCTCTTCAGAGCCTTCCACAAAGCCGGACTGGGCGCCTGGGTGAAGAAACCCATCGAGCAGGATCAATTTGCTCCGGGCACCTGA
- the LOC120819868 gene encoding double-stranded RNA-specific editase 1 isoform X3 — MSSCSTDVKENRNLDKLFSKEGVAAAAAQLPNGSGGGGRKRPLEEGNNGHAHSKYRPKKRKKVPGPILPKNALMQLNEIKPGLQYKILSQTGPVHAPVFVMTVEVNGQLFEGSGPTKKKAKLNAAEKALRSFVQFPNASEAHMAMGRTLSVHTDFTSDQADFPDMLFNAFDTSIPADDPFYLASISNGSFNSLGIEYPLLPSPVPNLGQAPLPLVPSPFISPTSGKNPVMILNELRPGLKYDFVSESGESHAKNFVMSVSVDAQSFQGSGRNKKLAKARAAQAALSALFNMQLDQAPSSQPIPREGLQLHLPQVLADSVSRLVVDKFSELTDNFSSPHSRRKVLAGVVMTTGTDVKDAEVICVSTGTKCINGEYMSDRGLALNDCHAEIVARRSLIRYLYSQLEHFLSNHEEEQQTSIFARCENRQGFRLKENIQFHLYISTSPCGDARIFSPHEAGMEDQGDRHPNRKARGQLRTKIESGEGTIPVRSTNTIQTWDGVLQGERLLTMSCSDKIARWNVVGLQGSLLSYFTEAIYFSSIILGSLYHADHLSRAMYQRITEIEDLPQSFSLNRPLLSGISNSEARQPGKAPNFSVNWTVGDQGLELINATTGKDDLSRPSRLCKHALYSRWLRLHCKLSSTLRIKTVRPSSYHDAKQAAVEYHSAKHALFRAFHKAGLGAWVKKPIEQDQFAPGT, encoded by the exons ATGA GTTCATGCAGCACAGATGTTAAGGAAAATCGGAACTTGGACAAACTCTTCTCCAAAGAGGGGGTTGCAGCTGCGGCTGCTCAACTCCCCAATGGGagtggtgggggtgggaggaAGCGTCCTTTAGAGGAGGGCAATAATGGGCATGCGCATTCCAAGTACAGGCCCAAGAAGCGTAAGAAAGTCCCCGGGCCCATTCTGCCTAAGAATGCCCTCATGCAGCTCAATGAGATCAAGCCAGGGCTGCAGTACAAAATACTCTCGCAGACCGGGCCCGTCCATGCACCCGTCTTCGTGATGACTGTGGAGGTCAACGGGCAGCTCTTCGAGGGTTCTGGTCCTACCAAGAAGAAGGCCAAGctgaatgcagcagagaagGCACTGCGCTCCTTCGTCCAGTTCCCCAATGCGTCCGAAGCCCACATGGCCATGGGCCGGACTCTGTCTGTTCACACGGACTTCACCTCGGACCAGGCTGACTTTCCAGACATGCTCTTTAATGCCTTTGATACATCCATTCCTGCGGATGACCCGTTTTACCTTGCATCCATCAGTAATGGTTCCTTCAACTCATTGGGAATAGAGTACCCGTTGCTCCCCTCTCCTGTCCCCAACCTGGGGCAGGCCCCGTTACCGCTAGTCCCCTCCCCCTTCATCTCCCCTACAAGCGGCAAGAATCCAGTCATGATCCTCAATGAGTTGCGGCCGGGCCTCAAGTATGACTTTGTGTCAGAAAGCGGGGAGAGCCATGCCAAGAACTTTGTTATGTCAGTGTCAGTGGATGCTCAGAGCTTCCAGGGTTCTGGACGGAACAAGAAGCTGGCCAAGGCCCGGGCTGCCCAGGCTGCTCTGTCTGCTCTGTTTAACATGCAGCTGGATCAGGCTCCATCGAGTCAGCCAATACCCAGAGAAGGACTGCAGCTTCACCTGCCACAG GTCCTGGCGGACTCCGTCTCTCGCCTGGTCGTGGACAAGTTCAGTGAACTCACGGACAACTTCTCGTCTCCGCACTCGAGGCGGAAAGTATTGGCAGGTGTCGTCATGACAacag GTACAGATGTGAAGGACGCTGAGGTCATCTGCGTGTCCACAGGAACAAAGTGCATCAATGGTGAATACATGAGCGATAGAGGTTTGGCCCTCAATGACTGCCATGCTGAGATAGTGGCTCGCCGCTCGCTCATCAGGTACCTTTACTCCCAGCTGGAGCATTTCCTCAG TAACCacgaagaggagcagcagacatCGATCTTCGCCAGGTGTGAAAACAGACAAGGCTTCAGGCTGAAGGAAAATATCCAGTTCCACCTGTACATCAGTACGTCCCCCTGTGGAGACGCCCGCATCTTTTCTCCCCATGAGGCTGGAATGGAGG ATCAGGGGGACAGACACCCGAACAGAAAAGCCCGTGGACAGCTCCGCACTAAAATAGAGTCCGGTGAAGGAACCATCCCGGTTCGCTCCACTAACACCATCCAGACGTGGGATGGGGTTCTTCAGGGCGAGAGGCTGCTAACCATGTCCTGCAGTGACAAGATTGCCAG GTGGAATGTCGTCGGACTCCAAGGCTCTTTGTTGAGCTACTTCACTGAGGCCATCTACTTCTCCAGCATCATTCTGGGCAGCCTGTACCATGCTGACCACCTCTCCAGAGCCATGTACCAGAGGATTACCGAGATCGAGGACCTGCCCCAGTCCTTCAGCTTGAATAGGCCACTGCTCAGCG GAATAAGCAACTCAGAGGCTCGTCAGCCAGGAAAAGCTCCCAACTTCAGCGTGAACTGGACGGTGGGGGACCAAGGGTTAGAGTTGATCAACGCCACCACAGGGAAGGACGACCTGAGTCGACCCTCCAGGCTCTGCAAACACGCTCTGTACAGTCGCTGGCTGCGCCTGCACTGCAAG CTATCCTCCACCCTGCGGATCAAAACGGTGAGGCCCAGCAGCTACCATGATGCCAAGCAGGCAGCGGTGGAGTACCACAGCGCCAAGCACGCGCTCTTCAGAGCCTTCCACAAAGCCGGACTGGGCGCCTGGGTGAAGAAACCCATCGAGCAGGATCAATTTGCTCCGGGCACCTGA